One window from the genome of Dolosigranulum savutiense encodes:
- a CDS encoding glycosyltransferase, giving the protein MKVFLHSDMQDAIEKSGVGRAMMHQQLALEAAGIDYTLEDSDDYDIIHINTIFPQSYLKAKQAKRQGKAVVYHAHSTEEDFRDSFTGANLVAPLFKRWIRRCYNSGDLIITPSTYAKNLLDQYNLTPDIKVVSNGIDLDYWQASADEIATFNNTYRRDINKSLVISVGLPIKRKGIIDFVELARQCPDKEFIWFGHTNPAYLPKVVRAAYETKLPNLTFAGYVERDILRIAYQACDLYLFMTYEETEGIVLLEALASQTNVIVRDIPVFNAPFSHGKNIYKANSLADFKVQMDDLLAGKIASLTQPGYKIAQSRSIQQVGQQLKSCYQLALNCVQNI; this is encoded by the coding sequence ATGAAAGTTTTTCTGCACAGTGATATGCAAGATGCCATCGAAAAAAGTGGCGTTGGTCGAGCAATGATGCACCAACAACTTGCTTTAGAAGCGGCTGGTATTGACTACACCTTGGAAGATTCCGATGATTATGATATCATCCACATTAATACAATCTTCCCCCAATCTTACTTAAAAGCAAAACAGGCTAAACGACAAGGTAAAGCAGTTGTCTATCACGCACACTCAACAGAAGAAGATTTTAGAGATTCTTTCACCGGCGCCAATCTAGTCGCACCTCTTTTTAAACGGTGGATTCGGCGTTGCTATAATAGCGGGGACCTAATTATTACACCGTCTACCTACGCTAAAAATTTATTGGATCAGTATAACTTAACGCCTGATATCAAAGTTGTCTCAAACGGCATTGATCTCGATTACTGGCAAGCCTCTGCTGACGAAATCGCAACATTTAACAACACTTACCGTCGCGACATCAATAAGTCACTAGTAATTTCAGTTGGCCTTCCGATTAAGCGCAAAGGGATTATTGATTTCGTGGAATTAGCTCGACAGTGCCCTGACAAGGAATTCATTTGGTTTGGCCATACGAATCCAGCGTATTTACCCAAAGTTGTGCGTGCTGCTTACGAAACTAAATTACCTAACTTAACCTTTGCCGGCTATGTAGAACGCGATATCTTACGCATTGCATATCAGGCCTGTGATCTCTACCTCTTCATGACATATGAAGAAACGGAAGGAATCGTATTACTTGAAGCACTCGCCAGTCAAACCAATGTCATTGTCCGTGACATCCCCGTCTTTAACGCACCATTTAGCCATGGCAAAAACATCTACAAAGCAAACTCACTTGCAGACTTCAAAGTACAAATGGACGATCTATTAGCTGGTAAAATAGCTTCACTTACCCAACCTGGCTACAAAATCGCCCAATCACGCAGCATCCAACAAGTTGGCCAACAATTAAAATCTTGCTACCAACTTGCTCTAAACTGCGTCCAGAATATATAA
- a CDS encoding TVP38/TMEM64 family protein produces the protein MNINTKQSRLIINILNILGIVGTIIFIIWAWRRNLFTDEAVMKYYLGKFGPGAPLFFIVIQIIQTVIPIIPGALTIPLGIVVFGHVPGFFYNFIGIMIGSVMNYFLAKKYGRPLVRSLVSEKQYQKYIGKLESSEGFKKLFIGSMFFPVTPADFLCYLAGLSNMKFKTFMLALSAGKPFTLLSYSYGLLFVIRIFNSFF, from the coding sequence ATGAACATAAATACAAAACAATCACGCTTAATTATTAATATCTTAAATATTTTAGGAATTGTCGGTACGATAATCTTTATTATTTGGGCTTGGCGCCGAAATCTATTCACCGATGAGGCAGTGATGAAGTACTACCTTGGAAAATTCGGTCCGGGAGCACCTCTCTTCTTTATCGTCATCCAAATTATCCAAACCGTTATTCCTATTATTCCAGGCGCCTTAACGATTCCACTCGGGATTGTTGTTTTTGGCCACGTTCCTGGCTTTTTTTACAATTTTATCGGTATTATGATTGGATCAGTCATGAACTACTTCCTAGCCAAAAAATACGGACGCCCCTTAGTCCGGTCACTCGTCAGCGAGAAGCAATACCAAAAATATATCGGCAAGTTGGAATCAAGTGAAGGATTCAAAAAATTATTTATCGGTAGCATGTTTTTCCCTGTGACACCGGCTGATTTTTTATGCTATTTAGCAGGACTATCCAACATGAAATTCAAAACATTCATGTTAGCTCTGTCTGCGGGTAAACCCTTCACGCTCTTATCTTATTCGTACGGCTTATTGTTTGTTATTCGGATATTCAACTCATTCTTTTAG
- a CDS encoding glycosyltransferase family 4 protein: MKILMTTDLYKPTINGVVTSIETLKEALEAQGHDVRVLTLDHDSEINRESHVLSTSSFNINKIYPGARFTLSTNNDIYTDILHWQPDIIHSHCEFSTFRMAKTFARKLNIPIIHTYHTVYEDYTHYFSPNQKWGKKLVSVFSKYILKHAEMVIAPTEKVKQLLESYEVDQPIQVVPTGISTEKFNYFLSDSERATLKEQYNIAPDDRIILFLGRVAKEKNLDEIIRYLADIKPSQTTFLICGDGPHTQELKALVQSLGVQDLVKFAGMIAPSDVPKYYQLADIFTSASTSETQGLTYIEALLSGTPLLCRYDACLEGVLYPSVNGYSYTTFDEFRQHLTTLLNNRQNLSNMGGKARQLAIEDFSAEKFAEKISLIYQQAIKLNLMTQQLNPHTSQLSKVVDTIKVWV; the protein is encoded by the coding sequence ATGAAAATTTTAATGACCACTGACTTATATAAACCGACAATTAATGGCGTGGTAACTTCTATTGAAACATTAAAAGAAGCACTAGAAGCGCAAGGACATGATGTTCGCGTGCTCACCTTAGACCATGATTCTGAAATCAATAGGGAATCTCACGTCTTGTCTACCTCATCCTTTAATATTAACAAAATATATCCCGGCGCTCGCTTTACGTTATCAACGAATAATGATATTTACACTGATATTTTGCATTGGCAACCGGATATTATTCATTCACATTGCGAATTCAGCACCTTCCGCATGGCAAAGACTTTTGCGCGCAAGTTAAATATTCCAATTATTCACACCTATCATACCGTCTATGAAGACTACACACATTACTTCTCCCCAAACCAAAAATGGGGCAAAAAACTGGTCAGTGTCTTCTCTAAATATATCTTAAAACATGCTGAAATGGTTATTGCGCCAACTGAAAAAGTCAAGCAATTACTGGAAAGTTACGAAGTCGACCAACCGATTCAAGTCGTGCCTACCGGTATTTCTACTGAAAAGTTTAATTACTTCTTAAGCGATTCAGAACGTGCTACCTTAAAAGAGCAGTACAATATTGCTCCGGATGACCGCATTATTCTTTTCTTAGGTCGCGTTGCCAAAGAAAAAAATCTCGATGAAATCATTCGTTACTTAGCAGATATCAAGCCCTCCCAGACAACTTTTCTGATTTGTGGTGACGGGCCGCATACGCAAGAATTGAAAGCTTTAGTCCAATCACTTGGTGTCCAAGATTTAGTCAAATTTGCTGGTATGATTGCTCCAAGTGATGTGCCTAAATATTATCAATTAGCAGATATTTTTACCAGTGCGTCTACGAGCGAAACACAAGGCTTGACCTATATTGAAGCACTGTTAAGTGGCACGCCTTTGCTTTGTCGCTATGATGCCTGTTTAGAAGGCGTACTCTATCCCAGTGTAAATGGGTATTCCTATACAACATTTGATGAGTTTAGACAGCATTTGACAACTCTGTTAAATAATCGTCAAAATTTGTCCAACATGGGAGGTAAAGCCCGTCAGCTAGCGATTGAAGATTTTTCAGCAGAAAAATTTGCTGAAAAAATAAGTCTTATCTATCAGCAAGCCATTAAATTGAATTTAATGACACAACAGCTCAATCCGCATACAAGTCAACTATCGAAAGTGGTTGATACTATCAAAGTTTGGGTGTAA
- the trpS gene encoding tryptophan--tRNA ligase encodes MSQIILTGDRPTGKLHLGHYVGSLSNRVKLQNEGDKALYVMIADQQALTDNAREPQKVQESVLQVGLDYLAVGLTPEKTTMFIQSQIPQLAELTAYYMNLVTTSRLERNPTVKSEIQQKNFNQSVPVGFYVYPISQVADITAFKATHVPVGDDQQPMIEQAREVARDFNRIYGRDVLVEPEIILPPKGQGRLVGIDGKGKMSKSLNNGIYLSDSADEIQKKVMSMFTDPNHIRIEDPGQVEGNVVFTYLDVFADDQEKVQELKDHYERGGLGDVKIKRYLNEILQAKLKPIRERREELAANPDYVMNMLKEGSEKAEKIAAETLKEVKEAMGINYFG; translated from the coding sequence ATGAGTCAAATTATTTTAACGGGAGATCGGCCAACGGGGAAGTTACATTTAGGACACTACGTTGGTTCGCTGTCCAATCGAGTCAAATTGCAAAATGAAGGCGATAAAGCGTTGTATGTTATGATTGCTGATCAGCAGGCTTTGACGGATAATGCTAGAGAGCCCCAAAAAGTTCAAGAAAGTGTCTTACAAGTCGGATTGGATTACTTGGCAGTGGGACTTACCCCGGAGAAAACGACCATGTTTATTCAGTCGCAAATTCCACAGCTTGCTGAATTGACAGCTTATTATATGAACTTAGTGACCACCTCACGTCTAGAGAGAAATCCAACTGTTAAGTCCGAAATTCAACAAAAAAATTTCAATCAAAGTGTGCCAGTTGGGTTCTATGTTTATCCAATTAGTCAAGTGGCTGATATTACTGCTTTTAAAGCGACACATGTACCGGTGGGGGATGATCAGCAACCGATGATCGAACAAGCTCGAGAAGTGGCGCGTGACTTTAACCGCATTTATGGTCGTGATGTGTTAGTTGAGCCGGAAATTATCTTGCCACCGAAAGGACAAGGGCGTCTTGTTGGAATTGATGGGAAAGGGAAGATGAGTAAATCGTTGAATAATGGGATTTACTTATCGGATTCTGCTGATGAGATTCAGAAAAAAGTAATGAGTATGTTTACCGATCCGAATCATATTCGCATTGAAGATCCGGGTCAAGTTGAAGGAAATGTTGTTTTCACTTACTTAGATGTCTTTGCGGATGATCAGGAAAAAGTTCAGGAATTAAAAGACCACTATGAACGTGGAGGCTTAGGTGATGTGAAGATTAAACGCTACTTAAATGAAATCTTGCAAGCGAAATTAAAACCTATTCGCGAACGCCGAGAAGAGTTGGCGGCTAATCCGGACTATGTGATGAATATGTTAAAAGAAGGAAGCGAAAAAGCAGAAAAAATAGCTGCAGAAACCTTAAAAGAAGTCAAAGAAGCGATGGGAATCAACTACTTCGGGTAG